Proteins encoded in a region of the Cygnus olor isolate bCygOlo1 chromosome 4, bCygOlo1.pri.v2, whole genome shotgun sequence genome:
- the AUP1 gene encoding lipid droplet-regulating VLDL assembly factor AUP1: protein MCSVLGLFVQQSDPQLRDVSVQVYIANHVTQFDHNVINLLTSCNTPALNGAPGFICWSRGFMELGVTGSRAELVDSLKAYSSHRENPPLLLFPEEAATNGRAGLLRFSSWPFSILDVVQPVALQVQRPLITVSVADSSWITELLWTFFVPFTVYQVRWMPSVPRRAEELSEDFALRVQELLAMELGVVSTRLTAADKAEHMKRLRHTSLLRFAPASSQPLAARPTLPSSLPGVGSFAPEDVRITAMAQRVKEVLPHVPLEVIRTDLAQTNCVDTTIANLLEGRAPFFPESEAGADLPAPSTSQAAAASGIQGSVAVPSSKPATKQFAKSPVERHLSLQERKRALYDYARRIYIGKRLAASSANPL, encoded by the exons ATGTGCTCAGTGCTGGGATTGTTTGTGCAGCAAAGCGATCCCCAGCTTCGCGACGTCAGTGTGCAGGTGTACATTGCCAACCACGTGACACAATTCGACCACAATGTCATCAACCTCCTGACCTCATGTAATACG CCTGCGTTGAATGGTGCTCCTGGCTTCATCTGCTGGTCACGGGGGTTCATGGAGTTGGGAGTGACAGGCAGCCGAGCAGAGCTGGTGGATTCCCTGAAGGCGTATTCGTCGCACAGAGAGAACCCGCcgctgctgctcttcccagagGAGGCTGCCACCAACGGCCGGGCCGGCTTGCTCCGCTTCAG ctCTTGGCCGTTCTCGATCTTGGATGTGGTGCAGCCAGTTGCCCTACAGGTTCAGAGGCCTTTGATCACCGTG AGTGTGGCTGACTCCTCCTGGATTACAGAGCTGCTCTGGACCTTCTTTGTTCCCTTCACAGTTTATCAAGTAAG GTGGATGCCGTCTGTCCCCAGACGAGCTGAAGAACTGAGTGAGGATTTTGCGCTCCGAGTTCAGGAG ctcttgGCCATGGAGCTGGGTGTGGTATCCACACGGCTCACTGCAGCAGATAAAGCTGAACACATGAAGAGGCTGAGACACACGTCGCTTCTCCGCTTTGccccag CCTCGAGCCAGCCTTTGGCAGCCAGGCCCACGTTGCCTTCCAGCCTGCCTGGCGTTGGGTCCTTTGCTCCTGAGGATGTGCGGATCACAGCAATGGCTCAGCGGGTCAAGGAGGTGCTGCCTCATGTGCCTCTGGAGGTCATCAGGACAGACCTGG CCCAAACAAACTGCGTGGACACCACCATTGCCAACTTGCTGGAGGGGAGAGCGCCCTTCTTCCCTGAAAGTGAGGCTGGTGCTGACCTGCCTGCCCCGTCTAcctcccaggctgcagctgcttctggcATCCAGGGCTCCGTAGCTGTGCCTTCTTCCAAG CCAGCTACAAAGCAATTCGCAAAGTCCCCGGTGGAGCGGCATCTGTCCTTGCAGGAGCGGAAACGAGCGCTGTACGATTATGCCAGGAG GATCTACATTGGGAAGCGGCTGGCAGCCTCCTCAGCAAACCCGCTGTGA